GTTAGCTGTGTAGCTGTTTAGCAGTGTAGGAGGTTAGCCGTGTAGCCGTTTAGCAGTGTAGGAGGTTAGCTGTGTAGCCGTTTAGCAGTGTAGGAGGTTAGCTGTGTAGCCGTTTAGCAGTGTAGGAGGTTAGCCGTGTAGCCGTTTAGCAGTGTAGGAGGTTAGCCGTGTAGCCGTTTAGCAGTGTAGGAGGTTAGCCGTGTAGCCGTTTAGCAGTGTAGGAGGTTAGCCGTGTAGCCGTTTAGCAGTGTAGGAGGTTAGCCGTGTAGCCGTTTAGCAGTGTAGGAGGTTAGCTGTGTAGCCGTTTAGCAGTGTAGGAGGTTAGCTGTGTAGCCGTTTAGCAGTGTAGGAGGTTAGCCGTGTAGCCGTGAAGGAGTGCTGGAGGGACGGCTGGTGGAAAGATGAAGTGGAATGTGTTTGAGAAGGAAGTGTTGAAGCTGAAAGAGCAAGTGAACCTTGGGAGACAGACTGGTCTCTCTTGATTGAACTGTCAGACTGTTCAGTACAGTAATGGAAGATCAGATATGTGCTTTAACACAATAAAAATACCGCAGGGAAGCAAAACGGGGATTTATTTTCAAAATAAGGGAATTTATTAGGCAAAATAGAGACATATACAGCAGCAGTAATATAAAATTAAAAATAACAATGTTCTTTCATAATTGGATTTAGAATTTATATTTACATACCTATTTAAATGTACACAGATTTATTGTGAATTCCAAAGACACTAGTACAAAGACAAAGACAACAGTACATTTAGAATGTGTTTAAATATTCCATCGTTAAAGGATCTCCCTCTATTCACCATTACGTATTTCAACAATGAATCTGGGTAAAATAACCTACTAGAAACCATCACCAGATCAGCAGCCAAAAATCAACAGCGTCTATTATCTACAAAACATACATCTCTGAATATTTTCTCACTGACAAATAAGATTCATTAGTGAACTGATTGGCCTCAGACTTCTACAAATCTGACAGTGGTGTTAAACTGTGCAGGAACGGCGTCAACATGACACAACCTGTTCAACTCTGCAGTGCATCATCGATGTAGGCAGCATTGTCTCAACGTCTATTCATTTGTGCAGCAGCGTTTGTGACGTAACCCCATGCCGCACTGGCAGCACCTCCTATGACACCCCCGACGACGGCACCTACAGTGGCTCCCACCGCCATACCCTCAAACCCCATGACCGCTCCACATAAAGCCCCGAGAGCTGCCCCTTTACCTACTGCAGCAGCATAGTCAACTGCTGTGAGAGTAAATCCCAGTACCTCGGAGATCTTCCTCTCAGCCTTCTCTCGGTTCTCTACTCTTATCCTCGTCTCAAACTGCAGCAGCTCCTTCTCAAGACCTTCACCTGTGTACCTGCTCTCCAGCTCCTTCCTCTTTGTCagcatctctttctttctcgcttTCATCATGAAACGCTCCTCTTTCTGGATTCTCTCCTCTGCTTCCTGGTATTGGTGATTGGAGTAGAATCTGCATCCGTTTTCCCTCAACATGTCGTCCATCTTCTCCAGGAGCTGTCTGGAAACCTTCTCGTCTCTCCGGGCCTTCCTCTCATTGAAGAGGTGATACCTTTGTCCACACTTCTCAATGAGCTCCCTGAAGTCTCTGTTAGTCTTGACTTTCTCCTCTAGAGCTgaatcctccttctcctcctcatggCACACCACAACCATCATGTGGTTCAAGATGCTGTCCCCAAAATGCTTTGTGACCAGTTCCAGGATGCTTACTGCACTTGGTGAGATGTTGTTCAGGTCGAATGCAAAGAGAACGACGTAGGGACCAGGAGaggacatacacacagacatcttGAACACTCTTCTCAGCTCTTTCTGGGATGCCTCATACTCAGAGAGGTTTGGAGTGTTGATCACATCTGACTCtctgtaatgtctgtaatgttgCAGAGCTCATCCGCGAACACAACTGTCCCCAGAATGGAGTTCGCCAGAGAAAATTGACTGCGGCCACCTCTCCCAAAGAGAAGGACTCTAAACTCTGCATCGCCTGACactgacaaacaaacacacacacacaaccaacagTCAACAAAAGTACACAATTAGACCAGCATGCACCATTCTCTTGACCATCACAAGTATTTATTTATGTACAGATGAATACAAAACTAAAATGTATAGAACTCACAATAAAGGGGCTCATccatgctgctcttcctccttCTTTTCGGTTTAGAACCTATGAAAACATGttaagttataggcctactaaattcACTGTATACCCATATCCCCTCCTGACATACCCCATATCCCCTCCTGACATACCCCATATCCCTTCCTGACATACCCCATATCCCCTCCTGACATACCCCATATCCCCTCCTGACATACCCCATATCCCTTCCTGACATTCCATACAATATACTTTACTGTCCATTTCCATGGAAAATTCATTTAGAGAAGTCAGCATACAAATACAGGAACACAACATATATAAATATAAagtatattataaactggttggttcgagccctgaatgctgattggctgacagccgtggtttaTCAGGCCGtacaccacgggtatgacaaaacatttatttttactgctctaattactttggtaaccagtttataatagcaataaggcaccttggggtttgtggtatatggctagtataccatggctaagggctgtgtccaggcactccatgttgtgtcgtgcctaagaacagcccttagctgtagTATATTACaccacacctcctctggccttattgcttaaatatactttATTGTTATTTACATGGAAATTAATTTAGAGAAGTCAGcgtacacaaacacaacacactatAATACAGTATAACATACTATAATACCCAATATACTGCATACAGGCCTACTCAGAAATAACAATTGcaatatcccactgggcacacattggttgaatcaacgttgaaccaaggtggaatagacgttgaatcaacgttgaaCCAAGgtagaatagacgttgaattgacgtctgtgcccaatgGAATCCAACAATGTATCAAATAAGGAATGATACTCACTCTCATTGGATGCCATAATTGTGCAGCTTAACCTATTAAAACAACAGTGTGTATATGGTTAATGTGGAGGAAATTAGTAGCCTGATAATTGGTGTGATCAGAACGTATATTTGAATTTCTCATACGGCTTTGGGTACAGGCCTATAATGGCACGACGCACCGTTTTGTACAGTTACTCTACACCGAAACCATCACAAGTACTTcacagaaagaaaaaaacatgacataTAACAATATACATAGGATAACTATAATAAAGTGGACAGGAATATTCAACCAATAGAAATAACTGTTTTACCGCAGGAATCATGTACGTCCATTACTTACGGAATTTGCAGACAGGAGAATTCTATGTCTTAATTTCTGTCGACGATGTCGTTCTGTCTTGCGCTCCGAAACTTTATTTATTCACACATGCTAAAATAACAAACTATATCGTTTATCGTTGCATACTAATCCAGTTCACGATATAATTTAAATGAGAAGATATAGACA
The sequence above is a segment of the Salvelinus alpinus chromosome 1, SLU_Salpinus.1, whole genome shotgun sequence genome. Coding sequences within it:
- the LOC139570728 gene encoding LOW QUALITY PROTEIN: GTPase IMAP family member 9 (The sequence of the model RefSeq protein was modified relative to this genomic sequence to represent the inferred CDS: inserted 1 base in 1 codon), translated to MASNESSKPKRRRKSSMDEPLYLSGDAEFRVLLFGRGGRSQFSLANSILGTVVFADELCNITDXYRESDVINTPNLSEYEASQKELRRVFKMSVCMSSPGPYVVLFAFDLNNISPSAVSILELVTKHFGDSILNHMMVVVCHEEEKEDSALEEKVKTNRDFRELIEKCGQRYHLFNERKARRDEKVSRQLLEKMDDMLRENGCRFYSNHQYQEAEERIQKEERFMMKARKKEMLTKRKELESRYTGEGLEKELLQFETRIRVENREKAERKISEVLGFTLTAVDYAAAVGKGAALGALCGAVMGFEGMAVGATVGAVVGGVIGGAASAAWGYVTNAAAQMNRR